The following are encoded together in the Ascochyta rabiei chromosome 19, complete sequence genome:
- a CDS encoding Proteasome endopeptidase complex, translated as MSGSAGYDRHITIFSDQGRLYQVEYAFKAITAANITSLGVRGKDCAVVISQKKVPDKLIEPSSVSHIFRLSSSVGCVMTGSIADARASVSRARGEAAEFRYKYGYEMPCDVLAKRIANISQVYTQRAYMRPLGVATTLISLDSEFGPQLYKCDPAGYYVGYKATASGPKTQEALNFLEKKLKNKEHAEGNWEEVVELAITALSTVLSVDFKKGELEIGIVGGPKLNGQEGTDAAFRALTEEEIDERLQSIADKD; from the exons ATGTCTG GAAGCGCAGGCTACGACAGACACATCACCATCTTCTCCGACCAAGGTCGCCTCTACCAAGTCG AATATGCATTCAAGGCAATCACGGCAGCGAACATCACATCACTGGGAGTGAGGGGCAAGGACTGCGCAGTGGTCATCTCGCAGAAGAAGGTCCCT GACAAGCTCATCGAGCCATCCTCCGTCTCCCACATCTTCCGGCTATCCTCGTCTGTTGGCTGTGTCATGACGGGTTCTATTGCCGATGCAAGAGCGTCTGTGAGCAGAGCGCGGGGTGAAGCTGCCGAGTTCCGCTACAAGTACGGCTACGAGATGCCTTGCGACGTCCTTGCTAAGAGGATAGCCAACATCAGCCAGGTCTACACACAGCGG GCTTACATGCGACCACTCGGCGTTGCCACCACGCTCATTTCGTTAGACTCCGAATTCGGCCCTCAACTATACAAGTGCGATCCGGCAGGTTACTATGTTGGCTACAAGGCGACCGCATCAGGACCGAAGACACAGGAGGCGCTGAACTTCCTCGAGAAGAAGCTGAAGAACAAGGAGCATGCAGAGGGCAACTGGGAGGAGGTCGTTGAGCTAGCCATCACGGCGTTGAGCACCGTTCTGTCCGTCGACTTCAAGAAGGGCGAGTTGGAGATTGGCATTGTTGGAGGACCCAAGCTCAACGGCCAGGAAGGCACCGATGCCGCATTCAGAGCACTCACCGAGGAAGAGATCGATGAGCGCCTGCAGTCAATTGCCGACAAGGATTGA